CATTGAAGATTATAAAACTGGAATAAAGCATTTAATTGCCAGTAAGCAAAAAGAAGAAATCGACTTGCCAACATCTAATGTTCTTAAGGTTAGTCTAAAAGACGGTTCATGGTATTGTTTGAGACCTTCAGGCACTGAACCAAAGATCAAATGTTATTTTGGAGTAAAGGAAAGGTCCTTTGAGCGTGCGGTAGAACGATTAGAAGCAATTAAGAGTGACGTATTACAGAAAGTCCAATCGTTATAATCATGACTTAAAATAAACAGAGGTCACTCACGACTTCTGTTTATTTTTGCGGAAATAGCCAAAAATAATCAGTTTATTTCAAAAGTTATTTGATAAAATGTATGTTAATAAGATGTTTTTAGTGAGTATTTTGTATATTTGTCATAAAACTTACGAAATTCGACGTTTTTACATGGAAATGATGTGGGAGTCTGTGGTAAGATTACGATTACAGTAATACTAAAATCTAGTTTGGCATTTACTTAATTTAACATCCATCGCGGTTAAGTCACAAAGACCTGAATGAAAAGACTATAAATATACTTGTAATTAATGTGAGGCGAATAGACAAATGGGTTTTGAACAGTCATTAAAAGCACAAATGGAAGTCAAACGAGAATTAATGATCGTATCTGCGAATAAATATGGCTTTACTTCCACTGAAGCGCTTCGGTATAGTCAAGAGCTTGACCAACTGATGAATATTTATCGAAAAGTAACTGAAGGTAAAAACACCCCTGTTTGTATAGACTGATCTAGACAGTAATAGAACACCTTCCTAGACTAGCCATATCACCAAACTCTATTGGTGTGATAGTAGCCTAGTTTTATTAGATGCGCTTTTCGTTATAAGACGTCATAAAAGGATCTACACGATCCTTTACTTCTTCTAAAGACAAAGAAGTGAATTTACATACTGAAATTCTTCTGATTTCAGGTTCGAATGGAAAGACTCAATGACTGCGTTGTCTCAACAGTTTACCCGACGTGACAGGCTACTGACTAAAATTCTTTTCTTTAATCCGATTTTGATAAGCATAAGAAGAATAGACACTTCCTTGATCTGAATGGATGATGACTCCTTTAGGGTTTACTCGCTCTTATAGTGTTTCGCCCAACGTATCAATTACCAAAGGGATTTGTTGATGAGGATAAAGCTTATAAGCAACGATTTGATTATTAAACAAGTCTATGATTGTTGATAAATATAAAGTGTCTGGATCATATTGAATGTAGGTAAAGCCGTTATCCACTTTTGGTTAGGTATGCTTGCGTGAAACTCCGCTGTAATAAGAATGACGTGATAGCGACAGATTCTCCTATATGTTAATTCCTATTCACATTGTCGTGGTAATGGACGAAGATCCCCGCCAAAAACAATGGGATGGAGACTTTGCAACGGCAGTGGTTATTCAAAATTTCCAGCTCCTTGCATGGAAAGATGGACTTGGAGTCGTTTGGAAAACAAATAATTACAGCTGCCATCCAAGTTTTCGCTAGCGTATAGGGGGATTCAGCAGGAGAAAAAGTTGTTGAAACACTACATGTAGGTTACATTAAAACGACTCCAAAAGCCAAGACGAGAACAGAAGCTGAGAAAAAACTTACCATCATTTCTGAAGCCTAAGTAAGAACTGATTCTAGAACCATCCTCCAGTATTAGACGATGGTTCTTTCAATTTTGAGAAATTGAGTCAGTGCTATTCAACGTAGCTCGAACTTCTTTAAAATGATAAGATGAGATGAAATAATAAGTAGGAATGATTGATAACGTTTTAGTTATTATTACTTGTTGAATCGCCCATTAAATGATGAATTCCGATTGTCTGCTCAATTGGCAGTACAAACGAAATCCCTTTTCCAGGCTCGTTAATTTTCACATCTGTTTCTAGTGCTGATAAGACGTCTTTTGTCTTCGCTTTTTTTATAAGGGTTAGTACGATATCTTTTTCTGGCTCAATAGCAATAGATAATAGTTTGGCTTTTTCATGGATGCCGCTTCCACGTCCATTAATCACTGTTCCGCCTTCAGCACCGGCTTTAGTAGAAGCATCGATGACTTTACTTGCATCACCTTTGTTAACAATCGTGATAATGAGATCAAAGCCATCATGTTTAACTGTATCGGTCATTGTATTAATATCCTCCTTTTCTTTCTCTTCATAGGGCATGTGGGCAATACCAATCGTTTTTTTAATATCTATAATAAACCCGATACCTTGCCCTTTTTGATTTAATTTTGCTTCACAGGTAATACTTTCGAGCACTGAAGGCAATATATCGCTGGGTACAAGATTAAGTACTAATTCTTTTTCGTAAAGGGCGTCGAGACCGAAGACTTTCTCCTTTTCTCGAATACCGCGTCCGCTTCCGAATAAAATGGTGCCTCCTTCAGCACCGGAGCTTTTAGCTGCTTTCATAATTTTTTTAGCTTTTCCTTTTTTGATAATTGTCACTAAGAGCTTATGGTCTTTTCTTACTTTAGTCATTGTCCAGCCGCTCCTTTTGTTTGTAGATTAGTCCTAATATAAGCACAGATAAAATAGGTGTTAAAGCGACGAGAGCGATCATCCCGAAACCGTCCATCATTGGATCACGTCCCTCAGTAACAGAGGCAACCCCTACTGCAATCGCCATAATAAACGTGACTGTCATTGGGCCAGTTGCTACTCCTCCTGCGTCAAAGGCGATAGAAATAAACCGATCTTTGGAGATGAACAGAAGTAAAAGAGCAAATGCATACCCGGGAATGAGGAGCCACCATAGCGGAAAACCGATGACGATTCTTAACATGGAGAGGGCGATTGAGACCCCAACCCCCAATGACAACGTGATAAGCATGACATTTTTTGAAATGGAACCAGCTGTGACTTTTTCTACTTCATAATTTAAAATGCGAATAGCTGGTTCGGCAAATGTAGCGACTAGTCCGAAAAGAAAGCCAAGAAAGGGTAAGAGGATAATCGTGTTATCTCGTTCTCCTAACAATTCGCCGATTGCTTCACCAGCAGGGAAGAAGCCTACCTCCACACCTTGTAAAAATAATACAAGGCCGACGAACGTAAAAATTAAGCCAATAAAAATACTTTTTATTTTCTTTTTGTCTAATTTTAAAAAGAAAAATTGAAACACAAGGAAAAAGATGAGCAGTGGCACAACTGCCATGGCAACTTCTATCATAACATGATCAATATTTTCAAACAGGGCACTTATCATCCAAAAATCACTCCTAATATCATGACTGAAATAATTGGCCCAATGGATGCTAAAGCAACAAGGCCAAAACCGTCACTAGTAGAGGATTTACCTTGTAGGACAGAGGCGACTCCCACTCCGAGAGCCAATATAAAAGGCACTGTCATTGGTCCAGTCGTGACTCCTCCGGCATCAAATGAGATAGGTAAGTAACTTTGAGGTGTAAAAAGTGCAAGGATAAATACGATGCTATAACCGCCCACTAACAAATATTTTAGGGGAATACTAAAGATCGTCCTTGCCATTGCCACAGTCACAAATATCCCAACTCCGATGGCAACGGAATAGACGAGCATTAAGTTAGAAATTTCCCCTTCTGATACTTGGTCAATTTGAGAGGCAAGAACACGGACGTCAGGTTCAGCAACTGTCACAACGAATCCGAGAATGAAGCCGGTAATGAGAATAAGCCATGGTTTGTTTGTTTTAGGTAAAGTAGAACCGATTAATTCACCGATAGGTAAAAGCCCGATATGTACCCCGACGAGAAAAAGAAATAAACCAAGGCCAACCATAACAACGCCTGCAAGAAAGCGAATAAACAAATCAGTAGGTAATCCTATAACGGTATACTGTAAGATAATAATTAACAGTGTCATCGGAAGGATAGCCATAACTACTTCCTTAAGTTGTTCCAAGACGTCTCTCATTTAATCCCCCCATTGTTATCAGTGAGTAAGCTTGATGATAATAATAGTCTTTACCCGATAGTTAACATTTTAATGCGTTAAAAAAATGCGTGTTATCACTGTTGAATGTTATTTCCGTGAAAATGGTCTTGTTTGTAATAAAGCATGTTATCTTTCATAAAAATTTTCCTTACTGCTTTCTCATACATGTTTCGTATACCAACAGTAAATGTCACACGCTTATTATGGGATATTACACGAAATGATCTTACACGTCTTTATCTGTCATTATACTATAACTAACTGAATTATCAGATTAAAACAGGTAAAGGCGATCACCTCTAAGTAAGAGATAACCGTCTTTTTATTTTTAGGAAGAGCGCAAAGGGGAGAGATTTCCGGTAGGAAAAGCATTGTATTTTAAAGATGTCTCTAGTAATTACATTATATAAAAACCGTTAGTGTATGCGATTTCCACTGTAATGTGTGGCAACTAGATCATAGCCATTAGTTCTAACATTGTCAGAATTAGTTTCTCTTTATTAACTATTCAAGGATGTCCCAGCCTGAAGATAACTCAATATCTGGGTGTTTATCAGTAAACCAACGTAAGGCAAAGTCGTTTTCAAATAATAAGACAGATCGTCCTTGCTGATCATTAACAAGCATTTTCCTACTGTCTGTCATATCATCGGAGACGGTCCCTTTCGTTACCCAACGAGCAAGCTCGTGTGTCATGTGATTAAATTCGATATCCACTTTGTATTCATTTTTCATCCGATATTCAAAAACCTGGAACTGAAGTTCACCTACTGCACCGATAATGTAATCTTCAAAGTAAGGTGTTTTATAAAGCTGAATGGTCCCTTCCTGAACGAGCTGTTCAATTCCTTTATGGTATTGTTTGTGTTTCAGGGCATTTTTAGCCGTAATTTTAGCAAATTTTTCTGGTGGGAATTGTGGCATTTCTTCATATTGGAGAAGTTCACCACCACCTACAATGGTGTCACCAACTTGGAAGTTACCTGAATCATAGATACCTACAATATCACCAGGCATAGCTGTATCTACGGTTTCTCTTTCAGATGCAAAAAAGGAATGAGATTGATTCAGTTTCATTTTCTTACCAGTACGTGAAAGAACTACTTCCATTCCACGATCAAATTTTCCTGAACATACACGTAAAAAAGCAATGCGGTCTCGATGGTTAGGATTCATATTTGCTTGTATTTTAAAGATGAATCCTGAAAAAGCTTTACGTTCTGGATCAATAGATTCTCCAGACGCTTTCCTTGGTTGTGGAGGGGCGGCAAGCTTAACGAATTGATCAAGAAATGACTGTACACCAAAATTAGCGAGAGCACTTCCGAAGAAGACCGGTGTTAATGACCCGTTTTGAACTTTTTCTATAGAAAATTCATTTCCTGCTTCTTCAAGTAGAAGTGTTTCCTCTTCTAGTGTTTCACGTTCATAATCAGCTAATGAGTTATCATCAGCGAGGGGAATAATCTCTCTCTCGTGTGAGTCATTATATTTTTCAATCGTATCATCAGAAAGGTCATATATGCCTTTTAATCGTTTACCCATACCGATTGGCCAATTCATTGGATAGGTTTCCATCTCAAGTGTCTCCTCAATTTCTGATAGGAGATCAAGAGGCTCCTTACCTTCTCGGTCAAGCTTATTAATAAACGTTAAGATTGGAATACCACGCATTCGACAAACTTTAAACAGTTTTAACGTTTGCGCCTCAATTCCTTTCACGCTATCGATGACCATAACCGCAGTATCAACGGCGGTGAGAGTACGATAAGTATCTTCACTAAAATCTTGGTGTCCTGGTGTATCAAGAATGTTGATTTGGACGTCTTTATATAATAATTGCATGACACTAGAGGTCACTGAAATACCACGCTGTTTTTCTATTTCCATCCAATCGGATGTGGCGTACTTTCCAGATTTTTTCCCTTTCACAGTTCCTGCACTTCGAATTCCGCCCCCTAGGAGAAGAACTTTTTCAGTAAGTGTTGTTTTACCGGCATCCGGGTGAGAAATAATAGCGAACGTTCGTCTTGGTGTATCCACAGACATCATTAACATAACCCTTTCTATCGTAAATTAATAACTACCTTGATCTTTTATAAATAAACGTGCTCCAATTAACTATTATAACGAAAAAGTTGGAAATTAGCTAAACGCTTTTAATGATTTTTTGCGAGGGTTTCTGCCGTTCCAGTTTATTTTCAGTGTCATAACGTATTAACAAGAAAAGAAAGGAGGGGAAAAGGATGTCTTATTGCCCACCACATGATTGTAAAAAGGGACATGGGGAAGGGTTTGTGTTGCTCGTCGTTCTTTTTATTTTACTAGTCATTATCGGTACGGCTTACGTTTGTTAAACGTGAATGAAGCCGTCGACTTTTTATGGTCGGCGGCTTTTTATATGTCAGTTTCGTTAAAACGTCGGGAACATGTCAATTACCCATGAGTTTCCTCAAACGAACTGATTTTGTCTTGATGCGTTAGTGTTACAGCGATTTCATCCCATCCATTTAACAACATCTCCTTTAAATAGCTAGCTAGTTCAAAGGTAGCATTGAAGCCATGATTGTCAGTAATGAGTTGGTTTTCTAAATCGACAGTTAGATTGTATTCAGCCCCTTCAGCGTTAGTGACAAGTTCAGTTACTTTTTCTTCAGGTAATTGGATGGCTAGAATCCCATTCTTCCCACAGTTACTGTAAAAAATATCGGCGTAACTAGGGGCAATAACGATTCGAAATCCATAATCTTGAATAGCCCAGGGCGCATGTTCTCTAGAAGACCCACAGCCAAAGTTTTCACCTGCTACGAGGATAGAAGCTTCTTTATAAATAGGGTGATTTAATGAAAAATCTTCCCGTGGTTCACCGTCTTCGTCAAAGCGCCAATTATAAAATAAAAATTGCCCAAAACCTTGCCGTTCAATTCGTTTTAAGAATTGTTTTGGAATAATTTGATCTGTATCAATGTTAGACCGATTTAAAGGATAGACCTTTCCGGTATGCTGTTTTATAGGTTCCATCAGATGGCCTCCTGTTTATTCTTAATTAATCTGTAAAAAGTGAAGGGGGACTAACCTTTCCCTTAAAACTGATAGGCTAAGGGTATCGTTATGTTAAACAGGTGTTGCGAGATAGTTTCTCACATCCACAAAATGACCTTCAACAGCAGCCGCCGCCGCCATTTCAGGACAGACGAGATGGGTTCTCGCCCCTGTACCTTGTCGTCCTTCAAAGTTACGGTTGGACGTAGATGCACACCTTTCACCTGCTGGCACAATGTCATCATTCATGGCAAGACACATACTACAGCCTGCATCACGCCATTCAAAGCCCGCTTCAATAAAAATTTTGTCCAATCCTTCGTCTTCAGCTGCTTTTTTAACAGTCTGTGAACCAGGTACAACCATGGCCTTGACAGAAGGGTGGACTTTTCTACCTTCAATAATGTTTGCAGCTCTTCTCAAGTCACTTAGTCGTGAGTTTGTACATGAGCCAATGAAAACATGATCGATTGTCACTGAAGAAATAGGTTGGCTAGCTTCGAGACCCATGTAGTCAAGTGCTCGTTCAATTTCTTCTTTTTCTGCAGGAGAATGACCATCTTCTGGAGAAGGAACATGACCACTTATAGGGATACACATGCTTGGGTTTGTGCCCCATGTTACTTGAGGCTCTACTTCCTGAGCATCAATTTCCACTGTAGCATCGTAATGTGCCCCTTCATCTGTTTGGAGAGATTTCCAATACGTGACTGCTTTGTCGAAGGCATCTCCTTGAGGGACGTGACGACGTCCTTTCAAGTAGTTAAATGTTGTGTCATCCGGACTGATTAAACCAGCACGAGCACCTGCTTCAATCGACATATTACAGATGGTCATCCGTTCTTCCATCGTCAAGTTACGGATCGCTTCACCTGTGTATTCTAATACGTATCCTGTGCCAAATTTAACGCCAAATTTTGCGATAATAGCGAGTATTAAATCTTTAGCGGTTACAGCAGGACTAAGGCGACCATTAACTTTCACATTCATCGTTTTTGGTGGTGTTTGCCATAACGTTTGCGTGGCAAGGACATGTTCTACTTCACTCGTTCCGATACCGAATGCCAATGCCCCAAATGCTCCGTGTGTAGACGTATGACTGTCGCCACAAACAATTGTTTTCCCAGGTTGGGTTAAACCGAGCTCTGGACCGATAACATGAACTATACCTTGGTCAGGGTGGTCGATATCGGCTAAAGATACACCGAACTCTTCACAGTTTTTCTTTAATGTTTCCATTTGTTTTTTTGAAATAGGATCATTAATAATATGCCGTGCGATAGTAGGAACGTTATGGTCCATAGTAGCAAATGTGCGATCTGGTCTCCGCACTTTACGTCCTTTCATGCGGAGGCCTTCGAAAGCTTGAGGTGACGTTACTTCGTGCACGAGCTGTAAGTCAATGTATAACAAATCTGGTTTGTTCTCTTCTCGATGGACAACATGATCTTGCCAAATTTTCTCTACAATTGTTTTTGGCTCTGGCATTTTTACTCACTCCTTCACGCATAACAGCTCATGATGCTGTTGGTGGCACTATTTGATTTTATATAATCTACGACACGTTCAGTCATTTTTTCGGTGCCGACTTTTTGACCGTCTATGATGTTCAAATCACCAGTATGGTATCCTTGCTCTAAGACATTTTGTACGGCTGATTCGACAATACGTGCTTCATTATCTAGATTAAATGAATGACGTAATAGAAGAGCGGCTGATAAAATCATCGCGAGGGGATTAGCGATGCCTTGACCAGCGATGTCAGGGGCTGAACCATGGACAGGTTCATAAAGGCCAAAGCTGTCTTCTCTTAGGCTGGCAGATGGCAACATCCCAAGTGAACCGGTAAGGACGGAAGCTTCATCACTTAAAATATCTCCGAACATGTTTTCTGTAACGATCACATCAAAGTGTGATGGATTCGTAATGAGGCGCATAGCAGCGGCATCAACGAGCATATGCTCAACTGTTACGTCCGGGTAATTTTCTTTTTTCTCTTCGACAATTTCACGCCATAATTTACTAGATTCAAGGACATTCGCTTTATCAACTGACGTTAAATGTTTACGTCTAATACAGGCTGCTTGAAACGCTTTATCAACGATACGTTCAATTTCAGCTCGTTCATAAGCAAGGGTATCCACGACAGAATTGCCATTATTTCGACGTTCACTTGGTGTACCAAAATATAAGCCACCAGTCAATTCTCGCACGATAAGTAGGTCACTTCCTTTTACAACCTCTTCTTTTAACGGAGAAGCGTGTAAAAGGTTATTGAAGCCTTGAATAGGGCGTAAATTGGCAAATAAATCGAGTGCTTTTCGAATGCCTAACAGTCCTTTTTCTGGACGGAGGTGGGAAGGATTTTGATCCCATTTAGGTCCACCAACTGCTCCTAGCAAGACAGCATCGGCTGATTTACAGGCGGCTGTAGTCTCATCAGGAAGAGGTGTGCCATGCTCATCTATAGCACTTCCTCCGATTGCATGTGTTTCATAGGAAAATGTATGATTATATTCCTCTGCAATGGCTTCAAGCACTTGTTTAGCTGAATCAATAACTTCTGCGCCGATTCCGTCACCAGGCAGAAGGACAATTTTTTTAGACATCGCGTTGTTGCCTCCTTTAATTTGGTTGAGCTTGCACCATTTTGTCTTTAATAGGGTCCCGATGGTAAAATGCGCGATTAACAGCATTGATGAACGCTTTGGCAGATGCCTCTAATACATCTTGAGAGGAGCCACGTCCAGATACTGAGATGCCATTAACAGTCATTTTTACATTAGCTTGTGCGAGAGCATCTCTTCCTCGGCCAATTGAGCTGAGGTGATAATCGGTAAGATGGATAGTTTCTTCAATAATGTTATCAAGCGTATTGTATAAGGCCTCGACACTCCCTTGACCGGTAGCGGCTGTTTCAACTTTCGTGCCGTCAGGAGCAATTAATGCCACTGTAGCTGTTGGCAAATTGGACGAACCGTATTGCACTTGAAAAGCGTCTAATTTATATTTTTTAACGTCATCTGAATGAGTTTGAACCTCGGTTAAAATAGTGAACAAATCGTCATCAGTGACTTCTTTTTTTCGATCAGTTAGTTGTTTAAAAGCTGTGAAAGCTTCTTTAAGTTTATCTTCAGAAAGTTCATAGCCAAGCTGTTTTACTTTGTCGCTAAAGGCGTGTTTACCTGAATGCTTACCCATCACTAAGTTATTTGATGGAACACCAACGAGTTCAGGCGTAATGATTTCATAAGTTGACGCGTTTTTA
The Salipaludibacillus sp. LMS25 DNA segment above includes these coding regions:
- a CDS encoding aspartyl-phosphate phosphatase Spo0E family protein; protein product: MGFEQSLKAQMEVKRELMIVSANKYGFTSTEALRYSQELDQLMNIYRKVTEGKNTPVCID
- a CDS encoding P-II family nitrogen regulator, giving the protein MTKVRKDHKLLVTIIKKGKAKKIMKAAKSSGAEGGTILFGSGRGIREKEKVFGLDALYEKELVLNLVPSDILPSVLESITCEAKLNQKGQGIGFIIDIKKTIGIAHMPYEEKEKEDINTMTDTVKHDGFDLIITIVNKGDASKVIDASTKAGAEGGTVINGRGSGIHEKAKLLSIAIEPEKDIVLTLIKKAKTKDVLSALETDVKINEPGKGISFVLPIEQTIGIHHLMGDSTSNNN
- a CDS encoding DUF1538 domain-containing protein — encoded protein: MISALFENIDHVMIEVAMAVVPLLIFFLVFQFFFLKLDKKKIKSIFIGLIFTFVGLVLFLQGVEVGFFPAGEAIGELLGERDNTIILLPFLGFLFGLVATFAEPAIRILNYEVEKVTAGSISKNVMLITLSLGVGVSIALSMLRIVIGFPLWWLLIPGYAFALLLLFISKDRFISIAFDAGGVATGPMTVTFIMAIAVGVASVTEGRDPMMDGFGMIALVALTPILSVLILGLIYKQKERLDND
- a CDS encoding DUF1538 domain-containing protein; the encoded protein is MRDVLEQLKEVVMAILPMTLLIIILQYTVIGLPTDLFIRFLAGVVMVGLGLFLFLVGVHIGLLPIGELIGSTLPKTNKPWLILITGFILGFVVTVAEPDVRVLASQIDQVSEGEISNLMLVYSVAIGVGIFVTVAMARTIFSIPLKYLLVGGYSIVFILALFTPQSYLPISFDAGGVTTGPMTVPFILALGVGVASVLQGKSSTSDGFGLVALASIGPIISVMILGVIFG
- a CDS encoding peptide chain release factor 3, with product MSVDTPRRTFAIISHPDAGKTTLTEKVLLLGGGIRSAGTVKGKKSGKYATSDWMEIEKQRGISVTSSVMQLLYKDVQINILDTPGHQDFSEDTYRTLTAVDTAVMVIDSVKGIEAQTLKLFKVCRMRGIPILTFINKLDREGKEPLDLLSEIEETLEMETYPMNWPIGMGKRLKGIYDLSDDTIEKYNDSHEREIIPLADDNSLADYERETLEEETLLLEEAGNEFSIEKVQNGSLTPVFFGSALANFGVQSFLDQFVKLAAPPQPRKASGESIDPERKAFSGFIFKIQANMNPNHRDRIAFLRVCSGKFDRGMEVVLSRTGKKMKLNQSHSFFASERETVDTAMPGDIVGIYDSGNFQVGDTIVGGGELLQYEEMPQFPPEKFAKITAKNALKHKQYHKGIEQLVQEGTIQLYKTPYFEDYIIGAVGELQFQVFEYRMKNEYKVDIEFNHMTHELARWVTKGTVSDDMTDSRKMLVNDQQGRSVLLFENDFALRWFTDKHPDIELSSGWDILE
- a CDS encoding YjcZ family sporulation protein, giving the protein MSYCPPHDCKKGHGEGFVLLVVLFILLVIIGTAYVC
- the leuD gene encoding 3-isopropylmalate dehydratase small subunit, whose product is MEPIKQHTGKVYPLNRSNIDTDQIIPKQFLKRIERQGFGQFLFYNWRFDEDGEPREDFSLNHPIYKEASILVAGENFGCGSSREHAPWAIQDYGFRIVIAPSYADIFYSNCGKNGILAIQLPEEKVTELVTNAEGAEYNLTVDLENQLITDNHGFNATFELASYLKEMLLNGWDEIAVTLTHQDKISSFEETHG
- the leuC gene encoding 3-isopropylmalate dehydratase large subunit — its product is MPEPKTIVEKIWQDHVVHREENKPDLLYIDLQLVHEVTSPQAFEGLRMKGRKVRRPDRTFATMDHNVPTIARHIINDPISKKQMETLKKNCEEFGVSLADIDHPDQGIVHVIGPELGLTQPGKTIVCGDSHTSTHGAFGALAFGIGTSEVEHVLATQTLWQTPPKTMNVKVNGRLSPAVTAKDLILAIIAKFGVKFGTGYVLEYTGEAIRNLTMEERMTICNMSIEAGARAGLISPDDTTFNYLKGRRHVPQGDAFDKAVTYWKSLQTDEGAHYDATVEIDAQEVEPQVTWGTNPSMCIPISGHVPSPEDGHSPAEKEEIERALDYMGLEASQPISSVTIDHVFIGSCTNSRLSDLRRAANIIEGRKVHPSVKAMVVPGSQTVKKAAEDEGLDKIFIEAGFEWRDAGCSMCLAMNDDIVPAGERCASTSNRNFEGRQGTGARTHLVCPEMAAAAAVEGHFVDVRNYLATPV
- the leuB gene encoding 3-isopropylmalate dehydrogenase codes for the protein MSKKIVLLPGDGIGAEVIDSAKQVLEAIAEEYNHTFSYETHAIGGSAIDEHGTPLPDETTAACKSADAVLLGAVGGPKWDQNPSHLRPEKGLLGIRKALDLFANLRPIQGFNNLLHASPLKEEVVKGSDLLIVRELTGGLYFGTPSERRNNGNSVVDTLAYERAEIERIVDKAFQAACIRRKHLTSVDKANVLESSKLWREIVEEKKENYPDVTVEHMLVDAAAMRLITNPSHFDVIVTENMFGDILSDEASVLTGSLGMLPSASLREDSFGLYEPVHGSAPDIAGQGIANPLAMILSAALLLRHSFNLDNEARIVESAVQNVLEQGYHTGDLNIIDGQKVGTEKMTERVVDYIKSNSATNSIMSCYA